Within the Zerene cesonia ecotype Mississippi chromosome 10, Zerene_cesonia_1.1, whole genome shotgun sequence genome, the region AGCATTAGATTTTTGTAAATGAACAATGTTTTTATCCGGTTCttggtaatttaatatttatttctggaTTTTTGTTCCATGTACTTGAATGGTATGTATGTGATACTgattaagaattaaaattatgcatcATATAAATggttaacttttatttaatacacaaaCAACTATTATATgttcaatatatatacaactgCTAAATAAACAGGTAAGATTCATATAACTTAATGAGGGAACACAAAAAAACTCATTTGGGAAAATTAAATGTGCAACTCTTAGTACTTATATTAATCAGGTTGTAAGAACTTGCATAATAAGATCTTCTGTACCCTACCTCATCACAACACTCATCCTCCAAAACACTTGTATATTGTAAAACCAAGATGTATTACAGCTAacctaatttaattattcgcaCTCTTTCTTCATCTGAATATGGCGTCTTTGTTTCAGTAATTATTGAAAGGGCatagaaatgaaatatgtttatgttattaaaNNNNNNNNNNNNNNNNNNNNNNNNNNNNNNNNNNNNNNNNNNNNNNNNNNNNNNNNNNNNNNNNNNNNNNNNNNNNNNNNNNNNNNNNNNNNNNNNNNNNNNNNNNNNNNNNNNNNNNNNNNNNNNNNNNNNNNNNNNNNNNNNNNNNNNNNNNNNNNNNNNNNNNNNNNNNNNNNNNNNNNNNNNNNNNNNNNNNNNNNNNNNNNNNNNNNNNNNNNNNNNNNNNNNNNNNNNNNNNNNNNNNNNNNNNNNNNNNNNNNNNNNNNNNNNNNNNNNNNNNNNNNNNNNNNNNNNNNNNNNNNNNNNNNNNNNNNNNNNNNNNNNNNNNNNNNNNNNNNNNNNNNNNNNNNNNNNNNNNNNNNNNNNNNNNNNNNNNNNNNNNNNNNNNNNNNNNNNNNNNNNNNNNNNNNNNNNNNNNNNNNNNNNNNNNNNNNNNNNNNNNNNNNNNNNNNNNNNNNNNNNNNNNNNNNNNNNNNNNNNNNNNNNNNNNNNNNNNNNNNNNNNNNNNNNNNNNNNNNNNNNNNNNNNNNNNNNNNNNNNNNNNNNNNNNNNNNNNNNNNNNNNNNNNNNNNNNNNNNNNNNNNNNNNNNNNNNNNNNNNNNNNNNNNNNNNNNNNNNNNNNNNNNNNNNNNNNNNNNNNNNNNNNNNNNNNNNNNNNNNNNNNNNNNNNNNNNNNNNNNNNNNNNNNNNNNNNNNNNNNNNNNNNNNNNNNNNNNNNNNNNNNNNNNNNNNNNNNNNNNNNNNNNNNNNNNNNNNNNNNNNNNNNNNNNNNNNNNNNNNNNNNNNNNNNNNNNNNNNNNNNNNNNNNNNNNNNNNNNNNNNNNNNNNNNNNNNNNNNNNNNNNNNNNNNNNNNNNNNNNNNNNNNNNNNNNNNNNNNNNNNNNNNNNNNNNNNNNNNNNNNNNNNNNNNNNNNNNNNNNNNNNNNNNNNNNNNNNNNNNNNNNNNNNNNNNNNNNNNNNNNNNNNNNNNNNNNNNNNNNNNNNNNNNNNNNNNNNNNNNTTCTTTACCCTTAACGTGGCGAGGACTTAAACCATGTGGCCAGGCCACCCAAAGTCATGAAACGTATTCAAGTGTTCACAATGCAAACGCGTCactttttgtgtattttgatcgttatgtatttatgtgttctttgaataaattgtttatccATCTATCTATCCTAATACTATAGTTTTCCATCCGCGTAGTCAATGGAAAAGACACAACTGCCCTGGGTTTTTACCCGTATAGTTTCCGTGGGATTTACGGGAAAACTATGCCTCCTTTTTCAAGTCTCAAACTacctttgtaccaaatttcatatcgGTTCGGTCAAGAAGAAGAGACGAATGGAGTgaccttcgcatttataatatgatttaggGAGGACTGAACCAACCGAAAAAAATGCATCAAGTCTCGTGgcgcaatatttatattcgatATAATTACTCAGAATCGGTAATTAGCATATACATGCTGATTATCTATAAGCGTGCACAGTGACATTGAGCAGTGAGGGACAAAAAACTACTTTCTATCAACATCCTTTCGCTCACATGACTTACGAGGGGAAGTACATGAGTATGTTGATACGTATTTTTTCgcattgctttttttttattcatctcaataatatttaaaatatatagatactcaaaacttattaattatctcTAACGCTTAAGAGCGACGGGACTTAAACTTAATTAAGACGAAATGCAAAGCATAGTGTTAGATTTTTCCCAATTTGTGAAAATTCTTTTTGTGTGGAAAAAAGATAGatcataaatcattaatagcaaataaaacaatagatatagtttaaagttatttgtttatcaaCACTACATTActtatgttacaaataaaatctatgGAAAAGAACTTCTgctagaaaaaatatttttataatatttatcatatggctacaaacaattattcaacaaatattaggtatatttcaAACTGAGCAATAAAAAAGATGCGTCACATCGAATTGGACGGTCTAAtcttacaatacaaatatagagaacatttcaaaacatctattttatcctatcgtatttataatacttgtataacttattattatggcaattaaaattttctcttaGCACCAGCGTGACAAGGCCAAATTACAAGCAATTCTAAGATTCACGTGGCGaccatacaaaattatatgcgaaagttataggcaaaaaaattcaaattacaataatattaaaatccgcttaaatagtaataatatagcttACTTTAGATGCGTTTAAGcatgtgtttaaaatttataaaaagcttaAAGTTAGAACGTCAAATTGGAAAAGAACATTATCGTACATTTGCGATCAATTATTTAGgctaaatttgaaatgaacataagattttatataatatgcctATTTTGTTTCtgtctttatatataagtacttTGTACCATTTTTGTGTGTGAACATAATACGAGACGAGACTAGCTGTTATattggtatttttaatatgtaatacattGTAAACAGGAAGAATTTAAcgtttaattaagtattagtAACCTTTCGcgacttatttaataaaaacgcaaaattatacacaattaacaaaagaaaatacttcGCATGATACAATAGAACACGACGTgtgtaacaattaaaaatcgattatatttaagagcatactatataatatataatataataaaaattgtaaaataagcaTTTTGTGGTATAATcgtgaaaaatttattatcaattcatTCAGACTACTAAGCTGCTCAATTGCTTCGAGTGgtgtttattatgtaaaaatatgtcaCACATGACGTCTAAACTACATTATACAATTGAACATATTACCAGTGCGTggtaaatgattttattgcttatttatgAAGGGTTAACTTCCACCACCGTGTTCATGTGTTGAGGGTGAGGTTTGAACTCCACCACTTCATTCCACACCAACtctgaaataaaacagtttatgGAAGTTATTTTCGATACTATATGGGGCTTCATCATCAGTGAAAGTGCTCTTGTGTGCCATACCTCATTCTCGTTAGTCCCTTCTAGAATTGGATCCCAGCACCTATGGGTATTATAACCTGCCACACCCTATGCCAATAgtcatatagtttttttttagtgggGAGATCTTACATATACACACGTCTGCTGCAGCCTGTCGCCATTGaattgacataaataataaattgaatattaccCTTCCATTTCTCAACGGGCAGGTCCATGTCCTCGAAGCTTTGGTCGTAGGGCGCGGACACCGGCTCGTCGGTCGGGTCCGCGTACTGCGCCAGGTACTCGTGCGCCAGCGCCTGTTCCGCTGTTATACGCCTGAAATATAtgcgttaaattttattacgttattCAGGTGCtggtttcaaataaacattggTTTTCGGGGATATAAAAGATCCCATGTTCCGTTTTCGTGTCTCAAACTATcgtcgtaccaaatttcatccaaatcggttcagtggtttaggcgttaAGAAGCAATTAGGTTATTTCGTAAGGGATTAAGATTAGGTAgcatagaattaaaatttagtttttaaatcgtgaacttaattttaatgatttgattttacgtattgtaatattacaatatacatattacgcattgtaatattacaatataaatatatgtgctTAGTCATTATCGTTACAAAAACGTAAAATAGTGCTAGTCATATTTTAGGATTTTTTTACGATAATGactacgtttttttttacgtacttaaatattaataactacatACGATTCTCaaacttttttacttttaccagttttttttaatgattttaattttttaaatatcatattataaaaaaaacaagtctTACTTATCCGCATCCAACTCGAGCATGAGTTCAAGTAAATTGACGGCAAGCGGGTTCGCGCCGCGGAACACTTCGCGGAAGTCGCGGCGTCGTAGCGTCGGCAGCGATTGGATGTAATTACGCGCCTGAAAACATTCAActacaaattaataacaagctgaagagcaactgcaaaaaaaaaatcatcaccCATCCACATTATTGATGCCTGCTGAAAAGGGGACGCACGGTCAGCGCGCATCAGAACATTGTAGCTCTGTTTGAcggaaattatatattatatcggaCAGATATTAGCGCGTAGTAGAATTCGGTGTCATTGATCGACACCAACTTGACGATAGAACAGATAGCTAACCGCGACCTCAATTCATGCGACAGCCCAAGCCGAGGTTTCTGATCCCCGTTAAGGGCGTCCCCCTTGAGAATATCACTAACAGGGTGAATCTTCAGTTCACCCACGCGCCCGTGCAAAGATGATGTAGCCTTTCAGGCTAACATCTAGTTTAACCGCAAAATAAAGTTTGGTGTTATAACACGATGTCAGATTAGCGCCTCGACGTGGGCTGAAGCTATCGGACAAAGCCTTAAGTATCTATAGTATCTAGGtagtaacttatttattttttttatttatgttgtatatGGTTTCCTAAAAGCAAAACCCAAACCCAAAACGATTTCATTATGAGAAGTCCCGTTTTTATTTGGCATTTCACAACACTTGACATtgcaaacataatatacacatacattcaATTACTGGTGTAAACATATCGCATTGATTTAATGGTTATAATATCACTCGATAGAAAAACGGATTTATTTGCCAATTACCTAAGAcggaattttaaaatgatttaatttcaatatagaaaataaggggaccctttaattaaaaaaaaacctatttgGTTGTTGTTACATAgactaaataaatgtatttttcttatataaaagtaagtaTTATTAGGTATGTATACAGAACTTTCATGCGTATAATAaaggttattaaaaatatgtagaatttttaatcattagcaatagtaaaattatggaaaaatcaattaattgtgattttttttttgtaaaaaaaggttaaattAACTGATTTATGTGCCTGATATTATGTTACACGCTTTAGAAATATTACGCGTAATgctattaatacataaatggagcagtattataatgtatgttaCGTATCCATATTAGTCCTTACCTCTTCACTAATAATTTTGTCTATGGTCTCCTGTTCTGGTTTCccacataaaaacaatattcttGTGAGGTGATCAATATCTGTATGCGTAAACGTTAAGGTTACAAGCACCAAACTTACACAAGCATAGAATGAACAAAGacagtttcatattattaaaagccaTGTTATATGCtgatatgtaatatgtatacaaggcgcaatataatataaaccaaaGCAGAACatattattcacataataATGCCACCAGACCCAGGACTACATCCAATTACTTACAGATTCTGAAGATATTTTCTGCATAAACTCCTGGCCTGGTGTGCCTAGAATCTCCATTATTAAATTCAGTTGATGGATATCTGTCTCGTCCATTAAGGTTGAAAGcacaaagaaaaagaaaattatctactaacactaaaaataatgatgttaCTTAAAGCATACAAAGTTATTACAGATTTGATAAACTTAGAACAAAAACCGCTCACCATAACAATTTCGAAAAGAACTTGATTACTTCTTAATACAGATATAAAAGAACTGAGACATGGACTTCAGaccttgtacttattattctatgCTCTGacttaaattgaaatgtcGGGGGTTCAAGACCAGGCGAACATTCAAGAAATaacaacatgtgacatctgccaacccagaCTCGGCCAGCGTAGTGGATAATGGCCTCACCCGTCATTGGAAGCCTATGTCCATGAGCGGGTACAATTATGGGCtcgtgatgatgatgatgatgatgatgatgatgtaaatcattaaaagttaaattaaataaaaaagaaactaacattgaaaaatttaaatatccatAAAATAGCCTCAATAACATCGCACCTGCATACCTAATTAAAATACCTTAAGTCTTAAGTCATgacattcataaatttttcatcacTTACCTTTCAATAAGAGTGCAATCTCACATAACTAACTAcagtaacataatttaactACAAAAGGATACGGTCGGTGCCAGGGAAGAGGGTCCTGCCGGTAAGCAATTCAGCCATAATGCATCCAACTGACCAGATATCTACCGTTTGATTATAATGCATCCAGTTAAGCATGATCTCAGGAGCCCGGTACcatctgaaaaataaaagtttagttTAGTTCATACCAGACAATCtgacaaaatataacaatgatgATCATTGAAATATGATGCTGATTTAACATTGGAGAAAGATCTAATGGTGCAACCTTTGaccacaaaacaaaaaaactatgtCTTCCTAAAAATTGCCCCTGAAAGAAAAGCAAATCACAGTGTATTTCAATAGAATAAGACACatctaataaacatatttgtaaattatttataaactattaattgtcagattttcttttaatacagACCTAGTGGCTACATAGCCAGTCATTTCAGTTTCAGTTGGCCTGGCCAAGCcaaaatctaaaattttcaattcacaATCTTCATTTACAGCAATGTTCGAGGGCTTGAGATCCTGTGGAAgactattttattacacatatattacAAGGTTTTTAATCTGCTTAACAGTTTTAAACTCTCatgcttataataataaaataaaaaatacattgctCCACtcataatgtaaaatatggtACCCATAGCTATGtagcttataaaaaaatatattttacttactcTATGTATAATTCCTGCAGAGTGGATGTACTTAAGGCCTCTCAGTATTTGGTAGACAAGGAATTGGACATGATCATCAGAAAGTTTCTGTGtgcgtattatattattgaggTCAGCTCCCATAAGATGTGTAACAAGGTATACTTGTTGAAATTCTTCTAAACTCTTTTCAGGTGTAAAAACATCTAGCAGACCTAGAGCATTGATGAGGTTATGTCAAATATCTTTTAGAAAACAAATCCTAGAGAGATACGCTTGAAaacttgttataataatattatacacataactCATTATTCagtataattcattttacttttatataatactggCTGTTTGAACCCCCACtttacccgtggtacatatatagcttatgttaCTCAGTAAAATAGCagttttctaatggtgaaagaattttgaaaatcagTCAGTGCAGTAGTTCTTGAGTTCATCCattagaaacaaacaaaaatacaaattcttcctctttataattttagtgtagATAATAAGTCAACATACCAATAACATTTTCATGGTTCATGTGCTTAAGCATCCGAAGCTCGCGATATGTTCTTTTTGCATGTACAGCAGATTGAAAAGGTCTagctaatttttttattgctactTTCATATTATGCAGTGTATCTATGGAAGAGCTGTgacaaattataacataaattacaattaaatatctatatagaaGAAGGTGGCCTAAATAAGTTGGTACCTATAATGTATGAGGTATCTACAGTTAGCTTTTAATATGCTTTTAGGCACTAATTACATACAAGAACAGTGTCATAAGTGATAGTAAACATAATCACAagataagaaattaatgtgaaaataatttctcCCACCCACTACATTAGCAAGATATTAcgttcaatttttataatagatatcaACTCACACTATCTCATATATTTGAgcattcatacaaataatttaagttttgaaAGCATGTTGGCACTGTGCCTATGAAatcttaatgaaataaatattacataccaAACCTGACCGTAAGCGCCAGAGCCTACAGGTGTAAGCATCTGATAACGTTCCGGCACAATCCATTctgttttattgatttctaCAGTATGAAAACGAGGCATTTTTCTTACTTAACTTAAGGAAACACCGCAAGATAATAGtgaatatagtattttaaaacaaatagttttaGCAAAAAAGTTCCCAAAACGAGAATGTCTAATTAGAACTCAAAAGACACATTTGACAAATTTGTCAATGTCACGTCGCATGTgaatatgcatttaaaatattgccataataatataaaagcttcgccaataaaaaaaatcgcaatATATTCCGGTTAAAACAAGGAATGCCAAAGCCTAAAAACATCTAACTTTGATGATTAGGAGGTAAGACCACAGAGTAAGTAGATAGGTACCTACTATCTATACTATCTGTCTGCCAAGTGCCAAAATTATTCTGAAATATGACAATCTGTCAATCTTATCTTCTCACTGTTATGTTATTAGGACCATTGATCTAAATTTTTCATGCCTATTGCATCAAAAAACTTAGGCacagtacaaaaataattatggctCAAACGGCGGGCGTAAAGCCCATGACCATAGCTGGTCGTGTGGCTAATGAAAGGGAAAGATGTATTGGAATGACTGATGCTGAAAGGCAATGGCGAAAGCAGTGGTTAAAAGATCAAATTTTGGCTCCTAATGAACCCGTACACGTAGAAGAATACTGGAAGGAACGTATAAATCCTATCCGGCGATTCTACCGTAAACCATTAGATTCATTATACGAGAAACTAACACCCGTTTTGGTAAgattacataacaaaataacctAAACACATTTACATTCACAGtacttttcattatttaaatttacaattccGATTCTAGGGAGCACCGCGAGCATCCGATTATAGATATATCACTGGAAAACTGGGACTAATTGCTTTTGGTATTTTAGCAACACATTACTATTTCAAGTACAGTGGAAatgtaagtttatatttatttatttttttgctgtAGGACCTTGAATCTACAATTAGGTGACAAATGATTCAAATGAATTAGtctaattaaatcaaatcttttattcttagtaataaattctattagtC harbors:
- the LOC119829534 gene encoding NADH dehydrogenase [ubiquinone] 1 beta subcomplex subunit 6-like → MAQTAGVKPMTIAGRVANERERCIGMTDAERQWRKQWLKDQILAPNEPVHVEEYWKERINPIRRFYRKPLDSLYEKLTPVLGAPRASDYRYITGKLGLIAFGILATHYYFKYSGNDWTKKGGWRVLKSKPMVLPGQPGFPFKSDRTFDNDYADRGFKNSTINN
- the LOC119829487 gene encoding mitogen-activated protein kinase p38b-like isoform X2; its protein translation is MPRFHTVEINKTEWIVPERYQMLTPVGSGAYGQVCSSIDTLHNMKVAIKKLARPFQSAVHAKRTYRELRMLKHMNHENVIGLLDVFTPEKSLEEFQQVYLVTHLMGADLNNIIRTQKLSDDHVQFLVYQILRGLKYIHSAGIIHRDLKPSNIAVNEDCELKILDFGLARPTETEMTGYVATRWYRAPEIMLNWMHYNQTVDIWSVGCIMAELLTGRTLFPGTDHIHQLNLIMEILGTPGQEFMQKISSESARNYIQSLPTLRRRDFREVFRGANPLAVNLLELMLELDADKRITAEQALAHEYLAQYADPTDEPVSAPYDQSFEDMDLPVEKWKELVWNEVVEFKPHPQHMNTVVEVNPS
- the LOC119829487 gene encoding mitogen-activated protein kinase p38b-like isoform X1, which produces MPRFHTVEINKTEWIVPERYQMLTPVGSGAYGQVCSSIDTLHNMKVAIKKLARPFQSAVHAKRTYRELRMLKHMNHENVIGLLDVFTPEKSLEEFQQVYLVTHLMGADLNNIIRTQKLSDDHVQFLVYQILRGLKYIHSAGIIHRDLKPSNIAVNEDCELKILDFGLARPTETEMTGYVATRWYRAPEIMLNWMHYNQTVDIWSVGCIMAELLTGRTLFPGTDHIDHLTRILFLCGKPEQETIDKIISEEARNYIQSLPTLRRRDFREVFRGANPLAVNLLELMLELDADKRITAEQALAHEYLAQYADPTDEPVSAPYDQSFEDMDLPVEKWKELVWNEVVEFKPHPQHMNTVVEVNPS